A region of Paenibacillus sp. 37 DNA encodes the following proteins:
- a CDS encoding DUF2239 family protein codes for MEASPAQISCTAFLEKDCFAKGTLDYVVGIVKDTLEDSKFVQLLIFDDLTGKPLDIDFRGKTAEVLERLNSQAGHISDTKENEQPSRRVGRPKLGVVSGEVTLLPRHWDWLKAQPGGASVTLRKLVDEARRLGENESKVRAAQEASYHFMTAMAGDFPQYEEALRALYAGNKDHFYGLIDDWTPDIRDYIKTLAKGAFIQEES; via the coding sequence ATGGAGGCTTCACCTGCTCAAATAAGCTGTACTGCTTTTTTAGAGAAAGATTGTTTTGCCAAAGGCACTTTAGATTACGTTGTCGGAATCGTAAAAGATACCTTGGAGGACAGTAAGTTCGTACAACTGCTTATTTTTGACGATTTGACGGGTAAACCACTAGATATTGATTTTCGTGGAAAAACAGCTGAGGTGCTTGAGCGGTTAAACAGCCAGGCTGGACATATATCGGATACGAAAGAAAATGAACAACCCTCTCGCAGGGTTGGCCGTCCTAAGCTGGGAGTGGTGTCCGGTGAAGTTACTTTGCTTCCTCGACATTGGGACTGGCTTAAAGCTCAACCCGGAGGAGCCTCCGTAACGCTGCGAAAACTGGTTGATGAAGCTCGCCGCTTGGGAGAGAACGAAAGTAAAGTTCGCGCCGCACAAGAAGCAAGTTATCATTTTATGACTGCAATGGCGGGCGATTTCCCTCAATATGAGGAGGCTTTGAGAGCACTGTATGCCGGGAATAAAGATCACTTTTACGGATTAATTGATGATTGGACACCCGATATCAGAGACTATATTAAGACTTTAGCCAAGGGTGCATTCATACAGGAAGAGAGTTAA
- a CDS encoding alpha/beta fold hydrolase, with product MNMLRANGIELAYDSYGSETDETILLIAGLGTQMIRWTVPFCEMLATRGYRVIRFDNRDTGLSTHFSHHDTLDFEALAKTLMSGQLPVIPYTLDDMSDDTIGLLDALGIKNAHVVGRSMGGIIAQLVASRYPERVLSLTSIMSTTGNPELPPTSPDVMALMTRPAPNPMKDEAMYLAHSVAFATRIAGTGYPFEENEYRLMIREEVRRAYDPGSIGRQIAAIAVSGDRRPQLAKVKVPSLVIHGVEDPMFVPACGQDTAQSISGAEFMLLNGMGHDLPAPLFETVVDGIVRTARRGR from the coding sequence ATGAATATGTTAAGAGCCAACGGCATAGAACTCGCCTATGACAGTTATGGCAGCGAAACGGATGAAACCATTCTGTTGATTGCGGGGCTCGGTACCCAGATGATCCGTTGGACCGTTCCATTTTGTGAAATGCTGGCGACCCGGGGATATAGAGTAATTCGTTTTGACAATCGGGACACGGGTTTATCCACACACTTTAGCCATCACGACACATTGGATTTTGAAGCACTTGCTAAAACACTCATGTCGGGACAACTCCCGGTTATTCCATACACACTTGATGACATGTCTGATGATACAATTGGATTGTTAGATGCCCTGGGGATAAAAAATGCACATGTCGTTGGACGTTCGATGGGCGGCATAATTGCCCAGCTTGTTGCCAGCCGATATCCGGAGCGGGTTCTCTCGCTTACTTCCATCATGTCAACAACAGGAAATCCCGAACTTCCACCAACATCGCCTGATGTAATGGCGTTAATGACTCGGCCAGCACCAAACCCGATGAAGGATGAAGCTATGTACTTAGCTCATAGTGTAGCTTTTGCCACACGTATTGCGGGTACGGGTTATCCATTTGAAGAGAACGAATATCGTTTAATGATTCGAGAAGAGGTTCGGCGAGCTTATGATCCGGGGAGTATTGGGCGGCAAATTGCAGCTATTGCAGTTTCTGGAGACCGTCGTCCACAACTTGCAAAAGTGAAGGTTCCATCTTTAGTAATCCACGGGGTGGAAGACCCTATGTTTGTGCCAGCATGCGGACAAGATACGGCTCAATCCATCTCTGGTGCAGAATTTATGTTACTTAATGGCATGGGACATGATCTGCCGGCACCATTGTTTGAAACGGTTGTAGATGGAATCGTACGAACAGCCCGGCGAGGGCGCTGA
- a CDS encoding GH32 C-terminal domain-containing protein, producing MNDKSKFAICLLMATGLTLTSNGIFTSKSIASSAVLADQETNKQTKEELDIFESASKSNTNLIGWHLKGKGGLENTSEGILLTSQPKENVMAISETVSDDFIYEADVMIRDTKADATLLFRSNEDGFSSYMLQIVPDAGLIRLRDSRNGDGRLKEERKVSVEMGQIYHLKVKAVGSSLKVYWGNQYKPLIDVQDISYQSGKLGLHVWDGSALFSNIVVSDLKGNLGTVLSNKGKWQPDINGKRGTVEQESKAQQIYNKEATDMVYEGNITLRPDSIAALAFRSSSDGAEGYEATLTKEGDQVRVSLTNTKGTVIASSQRTYPSQMGAKHHVEIKAKGDRIQVFLDGYTTAAIDVKDSTYRSGSTGIVVKKGTAYFQDTYVTEQSQYYNEIYRPQYHYTPIRGSASDPNGLVYFEGEYHLFHQDGGTWAHAVSKDMLNWKRLPIALPWNDHGHVWSGSAVADMTNASGLFGDSGGKGLIAYYTSFNPDSPNGNQRIGLAYSKDLGRTWEYSKERPIVIENPGKSGNEVGNWDFRDPKVIRDDENNRWVMVVSGGDHIRFYTSTNLLDWTLTDNWGYGDYVRGGVWECPDLFQLPVDGTSQKKWVLMISTGANPKTGGSDAEYFIGHLTADGKFVNDNPAGKVLRTDFGKEFYASMSFANMPDHRTVMMAWMTNWDYPFAFPTSNWKGELTIPREVSLVTTEDGIRMVQSPIKELESLRKPLYSASNKSVSPSSGNLLKGIISGAYEIEAEIEIPETSTVTEFGFNIREGADQKTVVGYKASDSRMFVDRTASGETDFSNLFSKKHEAPMQMENNRIKMRILVDESSLEAFGNDGKVVFSDVIFPDPASRAMSFYVKGGNVNVVSLKVHQLESVWNEDIPSKAQIKMDTSVRELGVGESDTLQAMVEYGPGLGVQPLKWNSSNNEVITIDLADNSHAVIKAKKEGESTVTVSTPNGKTSTSVLVKVIGGEFRTNLSGWTKDLSAASWLVSEHGIRGKYFSDANYIAKEKAGNFTYEADMMLSETGGAGSILFRASEDGRSGYYLNLDPNMKAIRLFYKINGGFEERQVLAKVPSFIQPGQTYKVKIEANGPHIVVHVDSQKVIDIMDGTFAEGHFGLHVFGGSASYQNVNVSNDEPANITKSSLVNTVTQKSIYTVNLVNGEPVTLQDASAASVQKWVFVPTGDEADSYSIRTTGGQTLDLDIGQNKLQLYHYLGYNNQRWVLHENKDGSVHITSAHHQKALEVSEDGTELFLNELNPSLDRQKWILTK from the coding sequence ATGAACGATAAATCTAAATTCGCAATATGTCTTCTGATGGCAACGGGATTAACTCTGACTTCAAACGGTATTTTTACATCTAAATCAATTGCGTCTAGTGCTGTACTCGCTGATCAGGAAACAAATAAACAGACAAAGGAGGAGCTTGATATTTTTGAAAGCGCATCCAAATCAAATACCAATCTGATAGGCTGGCATTTGAAAGGAAAAGGAGGATTAGAGAATACTTCAGAAGGAATCTTGCTAACTTCACAGCCTAAAGAAAATGTAATGGCCATCTCAGAGACAGTGTCCGATGATTTTATCTATGAAGCTGATGTCATGATCAGGGATACGAAGGCAGATGCAACATTGTTGTTTCGATCTAATGAGGATGGCTTTAGCTCGTACATGCTGCAAATCGTTCCGGACGCAGGTCTGATTCGGTTAAGAGATTCAAGAAATGGAGATGGGAGATTAAAGGAGGAGCGTAAAGTTTCTGTTGAAATGGGGCAAATCTATCATCTCAAAGTGAAGGCAGTGGGTTCCTCGCTAAAAGTATATTGGGGCAATCAATATAAACCATTAATTGATGTTCAAGACATTTCGTATCAAAGCGGTAAGCTTGGACTCCATGTATGGGATGGATCCGCCTTGTTTTCGAACATCGTGGTGAGCGATCTGAAAGGTAATTTGGGTACGGTGCTTTCTAACAAGGGAAAATGGCAGCCTGATATCAACGGAAAAAGAGGGACGGTAGAACAGGAGAGCAAAGCACAGCAAATCTATAATAAAGAGGCAACTGATATGGTCTATGAAGGGAATATTACCCTTCGTCCTGATTCTATTGCAGCTCTCGCATTTCGATCTTCAAGCGATGGAGCTGAAGGATATGAAGCTACTCTTACGAAGGAAGGAGATCAGGTCCGTGTAAGTTTGACGAATACAAAAGGAACAGTGATTGCAAGTTCGCAACGTACTTATCCGAGTCAGATGGGAGCCAAACATCATGTGGAAATCAAGGCAAAGGGAGATCGAATTCAGGTCTTCCTGGACGGGTACACTACGGCCGCGATTGACGTGAAAGATTCAACCTACAGAAGTGGAAGTACTGGAATCGTCGTAAAAAAGGGAACGGCTTACTTTCAGGATACTTATGTGACAGAACAGAGCCAATATTACAATGAGATATATCGTCCACAATATCACTACACACCAATACGTGGTTCAGCGAGTGATCCGAATGGACTTGTCTACTTCGAAGGAGAATATCATCTCTTCCATCAGGATGGGGGAACATGGGCGCATGCGGTAAGTAAAGATATGCTGAACTGGAAACGGCTTCCGATTGCACTTCCCTGGAATGATCACGGACATGTCTGGTCTGGGTCGGCTGTTGCGGATATGACAAATGCATCTGGTTTATTCGGAGATTCAGGAGGCAAGGGCCTTATTGCATACTACACTTCCTTTAATCCGGATAGCCCAAATGGGAACCAGCGTATAGGTTTGGCCTACAGTAAAGACCTAGGCCGTACTTGGGAGTATTCGAAGGAGCGCCCGATTGTGATCGAGAACCCAGGTAAGAGCGGAAATGAAGTTGGGAATTGGGATTTTCGCGATCCGAAAGTGATCCGTGATGACGAGAATAACCGCTGGGTTATGGTTGTGTCCGGAGGAGATCATATTCGTTTCTACACCTCAACGAATTTACTTGACTGGACATTGACAGATAATTGGGGATATGGGGATTACGTCCGCGGAGGCGTATGGGAATGCCCTGATTTGTTCCAGCTTCCGGTAGACGGAACGTCACAGAAGAAGTGGGTTCTGATGATCAGTACAGGAGCGAATCCCAAAACAGGCGGATCAGATGCCGAGTATTTTATCGGTCATTTAACAGCTGATGGTAAATTCGTGAACGATAATCCGGCGGGTAAGGTGCTAAGAACAGATTTTGGTAAAGAATTTTACGCTTCGATGTCTTTCGCTAACATGCCTGATCATCGCACAGTGATGATGGCGTGGATGACGAATTGGGACTATCCGTTCGCTTTCCCAACGTCCAATTGGAAAGGTGAACTAACCATCCCGAGAGAAGTATCATTGGTAACGACCGAAGATGGAATTCGTATGGTGCAAAGTCCAATCAAAGAATTGGAATCACTGCGTAAACCTTTGTATTCTGCTTCTAACAAGTCGGTGAGCCCTTCTTCCGGGAATCTGCTAAAAGGTATTATTTCAGGTGCTTACGAAATTGAAGCTGAAATTGAAATCCCTGAAACCAGCACAGTGACCGAGTTTGGCTTTAACATTCGTGAGGGTGCAGATCAGAAGACGGTCGTGGGTTATAAGGCAAGCGATAGTCGTATGTTTGTGGACCGAACTGCATCGGGCGAAACGGATTTTTCTAACCTTTTCAGTAAGAAACATGAAGCACCTATGCAAATGGAGAATAATCGGATCAAGATGCGTATTCTTGTGGATGAGTCTTCCCTTGAAGCCTTTGGTAACGACGGCAAAGTCGTCTTTTCAGATGTTATATTTCCGGATCCTGCTAGTAGAGCAATGAGTTTTTACGTAAAAGGTGGGAATGTGAACGTTGTTTCCTTGAAAGTGCATCAACTTGAATCTGTCTGGAATGAGGATATTCCTTCAAAAGCTCAAATAAAGATGGATACGAGTGTTCGGGAACTGGGGGTAGGCGAGTCGGATACACTGCAGGCGATGGTTGAGTACGGACCAGGTTTAGGCGTTCAACCGCTTAAGTGGAATTCCAGTAATAACGAAGTAATAACCATAGACTTGGCAGACAACTCACACGCAGTTATTAAGGCAAAAAAAGAAGGGGAGTCCACAGTCACTGTATCTACTCCGAATGGTAAAACTTCCACTAGTGTGCTCGTTAAAGTCATAGGTGGCGAGTTCCGGACAAACCTCAGTGGATGGACTAAAGATCTGTCTGCTGCTTCATGGTTAGTTAGTGAACATGGGATTCGTGGTAAATATTTTAGCGATGCGAATTATATTGCCAAAGAGAAGGCTGGGAATTTTACGTATGAAGCAGACATGATGCTCAGTGAAACAGGAGGGGCAGGTTCTATTTTGTTCAGGGCTAGCGAAGATGGTCGCAGTGGTTATTATCTGAATCTAGACCCTAACATGAAGGCAATCCGTCTGTTCTATAAAATCAATGGAGGATTTGAAGAACGGCAGGTTCTTGCAAAAGTACCATCTTTCATTCAGCCAGGTCAAACGTATAAGGTGAAAATAGAAGCGAATGGTCCGCATATTGTTGTTCACGTGGACAGTCAAAAAGTCATAGATATCATGGATGGTACTTTTGCAGAAGGCCACTTTGGACTCCATGTATTTGGCGGCTCCGCATCTTATCAGAACGTCAATGTCAGCAACGATGAACCTGCAAACATCACCAAGTCCAGCCTTGTAAATACCGTAACACAGAAATCCATTTATACAGTGAACCTTGTCAACGGGGAGCCCGTTACCTTGCAGGATGCAAGTGCGGCTTCCGTCCAGAAGTGGGTATTTGTTCCGACAGGCGACGAAGCAGATTCGTATTCGATTCGTACTACGGGCGGTCAGACGCTTGATCTGGATATAGGGCAAAACAAACTTCAGCTGTATCATTACTTAGGGTACAATAACCAGCGTTGGGTCCTTCACGAGAACAAAGACGGATCAGTTCATATTACTTCAGCTCATCATCAAAAAGCATTAGAAGTATCGGAAGATGGGACCGAACTCTTCCTAAATGAACTGAATCCATCACTTGATCGACAAAAATGGATATTAACGAAGTAA
- the arr gene encoding NAD(+)--rifampin ADP-ribosyltransferase, which yields MDDKKVIIDQGPFFHGTKAELQIGDLLEPQFLSNYQEKNSNHIYFTATLNAAKWGAELARSNAKERIYIVEPLGDFESDPNVTDKRFPGNPTRSYRSKSPLKIVAELASWERHTEEEINHMITSLRKLSEEGKNIIYD from the coding sequence ATGGATGACAAAAAAGTGATCATAGATCAAGGTCCTTTTTTTCATGGTACAAAAGCAGAACTGCAAATTGGTGATTTATTAGAACCACAGTTCTTATCAAATTACCAAGAGAAAAATTCTAACCATATATACTTTACTGCAACATTAAATGCTGCCAAATGGGGTGCTGAATTGGCAAGATCTAATGCAAAAGAAAGAATCTACATTGTAGAACCATTAGGAGATTTTGAAAGTGATCCAAACGTAACTGATAAAAGGTTTCCTGGAAACCCAACACGTTCATATCGATCTAAATCGCCACTTAAAATAGTAGCTGAATTAGCTTCATGGGAAAGACACACTGAAGAAGAGATTAATCACATGATTACATCTTTGAGAAAACTAAGTGAAGAAGGAAAAAATATAATATATGATTGA
- a CDS encoding MarR family transcriptional regulator, translating into MISKDRTKQLLYDQFIRFLHVYENHKDTEIEHFLSIAQRESIEKIPQHLTAVHMIDCIGKHEPINNTGIAEAMNLSKASITKIGNKLLEEGFVKRTKMNDNKKESYFRLSPQGKKIFELHERLHIHEAERFYRTLDKYSETELKVIHQFLQDSSINIESR; encoded by the coding sequence ATGATCTCAAAAGATCGAACAAAACAGTTGCTTTATGACCAATTTATCCGTTTTTTACATGTGTATGAGAACCACAAGGATACAGAAATCGAGCATTTCCTAAGTATCGCCCAGCGAGAAAGCATCGAGAAAATCCCTCAGCATTTGACCGCGGTTCATATGATAGATTGCATTGGCAAGCATGAGCCCATTAACAACACGGGTATTGCCGAGGCGATGAATTTGTCCAAAGCAAGTATCACCAAAATTGGCAACAAACTGCTGGAAGAAGGATTCGTCAAACGTACGAAAATGAATGACAACAAAAAGGAGAGCTATTTCCGGTTGTCACCGCAAGGCAAAAAAATCTTTGAACTGCATGAACGTCTGCATATACATGAAGCAGAGCGCTTCTATCGTACTCTCGACAAATATTCGGAAACGGAGCTAAAAGTAATCCATCAATTTCTTCAAGACAGCAGTATAAATATTGAATCCAGATAG
- a CDS encoding nitroreductase — MKHLSLAELIRERRSIRKCNSTPVDQELIVELLRKAIRLQPFVESGSWRVVYAGTPEARKRLVDCMLEQMSQSKLGKLIPGKLLDVFKKRFTDIPAHVIVMSTVGPNRLTNDRNYAAACGVMQSFQLLGWERGLGMLWDTESMIQHEGFFNGIGLREDERFVGILHIGYYDKAPRSRKRTPAEQKWTVLRGQST, encoded by the coding sequence GTGAAACATTTGAGTCTGGCGGAATTGATCAGGGAGCGCAGGAGTATTCGTAAATGTAACTCTACGCCGGTGGACCAGGAGTTAATTGTAGAATTACTGCGTAAGGCTATACGGCTTCAACCATTTGTTGAGTCTGGCTCGTGGCGTGTAGTATATGCCGGAACGCCGGAAGCGCGCAAACGGTTGGTGGACTGCATGCTGGAACAGATGTCACAGAGCAAGCTCGGCAAGCTGATTCCCGGGAAACTTCTGGATGTTTTTAAAAAGAGATTTACCGATATTCCTGCCCACGTCATTGTTATGTCCACTGTAGGACCGAATCGTCTGACCAATGACCGTAATTATGCGGCTGCCTGCGGGGTGATGCAGAGCTTCCAACTGCTGGGCTGGGAACGAGGGTTAGGCATGTTGTGGGATACAGAGTCCATGATTCAGCATGAAGGGTTCTTCAATGGTATTGGCTTACGTGAGGATGAAAGATTTGTTGGGATTCTTCATATAGGATATTACGACAAAGCGCCAAGAAGTCGGAAAAGGACACCAGCCGAGCAAAAGTGGACCGTATTGCGAGGACAGTCTACATAG
- a CDS encoding carbohydrate ABC transporter permease, producing MNKWLRKDASAAMFFLVPSGIGFALFYLIPFAMGVYYSFMSHSVDGHFVGLDNYRELLGSASFLKAASNTLYFSTISVPLMILLSLGLAMLLHKNVYIQKWLRTAYVMPLVVPAASIIMIWQILFDWNGSLNAWLDSFGYGRVDWMKSESARIVVIMVYIWKNIGYNVILFLAGLQQIPKDYYETARIEGAGRLRQFGSVTLVYLTSTMFFVVIMSIINSFKVFRETYLIAGDYPHDSIYMMQHYMNNMFISLDIQKLTAAASLMFVSILLVVLALFAMERRHRQYME from the coding sequence ATGAATAAATGGCTCCGTAAGGATGCTTCGGCGGCCATGTTCTTCCTTGTGCCAAGCGGCATCGGATTTGCACTCTTTTACCTTATCCCGTTTGCCATGGGCGTGTATTATTCGTTTATGAGCCATTCGGTAGACGGTCATTTTGTGGGACTCGATAATTATCGTGAGCTGCTCGGAAGTGCTTCTTTCCTCAAAGCAGCTTCCAACACGTTATACTTCAGTACGATCAGTGTTCCACTTATGATCCTGCTGTCATTGGGGCTCGCGATGCTTCTGCATAAAAATGTCTATATTCAAAAATGGCTTCGAACAGCTTATGTGATGCCGCTTGTTGTGCCCGCCGCCTCGATCATCATGATTTGGCAGATCCTTTTTGATTGGAATGGGTCCCTTAACGCCTGGCTGGATAGTTTCGGATACGGACGGGTGGATTGGATGAAATCCGAATCGGCACGTATAGTCGTGATTATGGTCTATATATGGAAGAACATAGGTTACAACGTTATCTTATTCCTTGCCGGGCTTCAGCAAATACCGAAGGATTACTATGAAACGGCTCGTATTGAAGGTGCAGGTCGTTTACGGCAATTTGGGAGTGTTACACTGGTTTATCTGACTTCAACGATGTTTTTTGTAGTGATTATGTCCATTATTAACTCATTTAAAGTGTTTCGGGAAACGTATCTGATTGCAGGCGACTATCCCCATGACAGTATTTACATGATGCAGCACTATATGAACAATATGTTCATATCACTCGACATTCAGAAACTAACCGCAGCGGCATCCTTGATGTTTGTCAGTATACTGCTGGTTGTTCTAGCTCTGTTTGCGATGGAGCGTCGGCATCGGCAGTACATGGAATAG
- a CDS encoding carbohydrate ABC transporter permease, which yields MRIVYILKNGVLTFILSVIALILISPIVIIFTNSMMTELEIGINYGLIGQMNESAVGRDGVFANLKLIPDKVSFAQYGKVFLDNPKYLMMFWNSVFMVVPIIVGQTLVAALAAYAFSKLKFRGRDSMFLVYVMTMLMPFQVTLVPNYIMVDMLGMLNTTSAIILPGIFAAFGVFMLRQFMLDIPYAYIEAAKMDGAGHLRIFVTMIVPMIKPGLAALVILLFVDYWNMVEQPLIFLDDPFKQPLSVFLSTINQSDKGIAFAASMLYMAPMVMVFLYAESYFIEGIQLSGVKG from the coding sequence GTGCGAATAGTCTACATATTGAAAAATGGTGTGTTAACATTCATCCTGAGTGTTATTGCCTTGATCTTAATATCACCTATTGTGATTATATTCACAAATTCTATGATGACAGAACTGGAAATTGGGATCAATTATGGTCTCATCGGGCAAATGAATGAATCAGCCGTCGGTAGAGATGGTGTATTTGCAAACTTGAAACTGATACCGGATAAGGTGTCCTTTGCACAGTACGGCAAGGTATTTCTCGACAACCCGAAATATCTGATGATGTTCTGGAATTCGGTGTTCATGGTCGTACCGATTATTGTAGGTCAGACTCTTGTTGCGGCTCTGGCTGCCTATGCATTCTCCAAGCTAAAATTTCGCGGCCGGGACTCTATGTTTTTGGTATATGTCATGACGATGCTCATGCCATTCCAAGTCACGCTGGTACCCAATTACATTATGGTCGATATGCTTGGGATGCTGAATACTACAAGTGCTATCATTCTTCCTGGCATCTTCGCAGCTTTTGGCGTGTTTATGCTCAGACAATTCATGCTGGACATTCCCTACGCCTATATTGAAGCTGCCAAAATGGACGGAGCAGGACATTTAAGGATATTTGTTACGATGATTGTTCCGATGATCAAGCCAGGATTAGCGGCACTTGTGATTTTGCTCTTCGTTGATTATTGGAACATGGTGGAACAGCCTCTTATTTTTTTAGACGACCCGTTCAAGCAGCCGCTGTCCGTCTTTTTATCTACGATTAATCAAAGTGACAAGGGTATCGCTTTTGCTGCATCCATGCTCTATATGGCCCCGATGGTGATGGTATTTCTGTATGCGGAGTCGTATTTCATTGAGGGTATTCAATTATCCGGAGTTAAAGGTTAA
- a CDS encoding efflux RND transporter periplasmic adaptor subunit, whose protein sequence is MELNTGAAEQRRKRIIVVVFISFMGLLLLFTLFSNTLQSLTLPKVTTEQPKMGDIQLVIEGSGILQPIAEAKLSGSTERKTQQILVKEGERVKKGQKLITYDSQSTKQEIELEVTNLDKQKIEQQNFQDQFIQSSLEEDELKLRSAQREIEKGKLDIAAQERKINEMREKLSKDQVLTAPFDGIITKLNAVEGLASAGEPDIIVSNSGEGYKFEVNADAKRLSRLGVSIGEQVKVEVDTDQEQQANSMDGIIEEIINAEPLIEGASDKGAGMVTIPQKILRIKLLNAELKGGEQARIKIEKSSLDQGLLVSNEAIHQDREGTYVFVVEEKPGALGNVFVVRKVKIESSEKNDKETMIQTDIIYAEDKIILNSSEPLQDGDRIRLE, encoded by the coding sequence ATGGAGTTAAATACAGGGGCTGCTGAGCAAAGACGAAAGCGAATTATTGTAGTCGTGTTCATAAGCTTTATGGGATTGCTGCTGCTCTTCACATTGTTTAGCAATACGCTGCAATCGCTGACCTTACCGAAAGTGACTACGGAGCAGCCCAAAATGGGAGACATTCAGTTAGTTATTGAAGGTAGCGGAATCCTTCAGCCGATTGCTGAAGCCAAGTTATCCGGTTCAACAGAACGGAAGACTCAGCAGATTCTTGTGAAAGAAGGCGAACGTGTAAAGAAAGGACAGAAGCTTATCACCTATGATAGTCAATCGACAAAACAAGAAATTGAACTTGAAGTAACAAATCTGGATAAGCAGAAGATCGAGCAGCAGAATTTTCAGGACCAATTCATCCAATCGTCCCTCGAAGAAGATGAACTTAAGCTGCGCAGCGCACAACGTGAAATTGAAAAAGGCAAACTTGATATTGCTGCGCAGGAGCGCAAGATCAACGAAATGAGAGAAAAACTGTCCAAAGATCAGGTACTGACCGCTCCGTTCGACGGTATTATAACGAAGTTGAACGCGGTAGAAGGACTGGCTTCCGCAGGCGAACCAGATATCATTGTCTCGAACAGCGGGGAAGGTTACAAGTTCGAGGTTAATGCGGATGCAAAGCGTTTATCCAGGTTAGGGGTATCCATCGGAGAACAGGTCAAGGTAGAGGTAGATACAGATCAAGAGCAGCAAGCCAACAGCATGGATGGCATCATTGAAGAAATCATTAATGCGGAGCCACTTATAGAGGGAGCCTCTGATAAAGGAGCGGGGATGGTAACCATCCCGCAAAAGATCCTTCGTATTAAGCTCCTCAATGCCGAACTGAAGGGAGGTGAGCAGGCTCGGATTAAAATCGAGAAAAGTTCTCTCGATCAAGGGCTGCTTGTTTCCAATGAAGCTATTCATCAGGACCGGGAAGGCACTTATGTTTTTGTAGTCGAGGAGAAGCCGGGGGCACTCGGTAATGTATTTGTTGTTCGCAAAGTCAAGATTGAGTCCAGCGAGAAGAATGACAAAGAAACGATGATCCAAACCGACATCATCTACGCAGAGGATAAGATCATTCTGAACAGTAGCGAGCCTCTGCAAGATGGTGACCGTATCCGCTTGGAATAG